In Sphingobacteriales bacterium, the genomic stretch GTTTTTTTCTATAGAAAAAAAACCTGCCGTATCCGGTTGCAGAGGAAGTTGTACGTCTTTGCTTTGGTCGTCTAATTTTATCAATTCCACCGTGCCGCCTTCAAATTGTGTGTGTAAGTTGGAGGGCAACTGAATTTTGACGTTTTGCGCATCTTGTTGTAATAGAGAGGCTGTGGAAATGCGGTTCAGATTATTGGCAGCATCTATTAATTGTTGATATTTCATCTCTTTTTCATAATAGTTGCTGTCCATCATTTCATTGCTTTGCTGGTAGGCAATGTATATCATCACTCCCATCGCTGCTATAAACAGCACAATCACCATTAAGATTTTATAACCCCAATTCATATCAAACAAGCAATATTTTTTTATTGAATTTAATCGGTTGAATAGCTGTATTTTATTCCAAAAAATGCTTTCAGCAATAATTTAGTACAAAATGTATTAAAGAAAGGACCTAAAAACTTGGTCTTCACGGTTTGTATTTTGGTATCTCCTTGATACACCGCAATTTTTATGTCCGAACTGCGCTTGGTAAGTGTGTTTTTGGGAATTTCTACAAAGAAAGTAAACTCATTGATAGCTTCGCCTTTCAGCAACAGCTGCGGCTCGCCTACTATTTTTATTTCTCCGTAGCTCCTTCTAATTGCAGCTTTATTGGCATCTTTTGCGCATTTTGTTGATAATTTTGCCTCAAACAAATTGCTGATTTTTGCGCCTTCTACTTCCTGATATAGCTGACCTTTTACGCGCGACACATACATATCCTCGTTTTGCGACATCACCAAACCGCCCATCAACAGCAGTAGCAGACTGAGCAATACGGTGTAGGCTTTCATGCGCGTGTTGAAATGAAAAGGCTCTTTGCGGCTGATTTCGTTTTCGGAGGCATAGCGGATCAGTCCACGCGGAAATTTGAGTGCGTCCATTACTTCGTTGCACGCATCAATACAGGCAGTGCAGCCTACACAATCCAATTGTACGCCGTTTCTGATGTCGA encodes the following:
- a CDS encoding FixH family protein, whose translation is MNWGYKILMVIVLFIAAMGVMIYIAYQQSNEMMDSNYYEKEMKYQQLIDAANNLNRISTASLLQQDAQNVKIQLPSNLHTQFEGGTVELIKLDDQSKDVQLPLQPDTAGFFSIEKNRLVAGNYKVRIQWNNGKQPYYKEQSILIQK